TGTGCGAGGAGTGCGGCGGCGCGGTGTTCGTCGAGCTCGCTGAACACGTCGTCGAGTAGCAGAACCGGCGGTGTGCCGACGACATCGGTGCTGAGGCGATGGCCTCCGACGCGCAGCGCGAGCGCGAGGGTGCGCTGCTCGCCTTGCGACGCGTGGAGGCGGCTGTCGAGCCCGCTGACCTGTAGCCGCCACTCGTCGCGATGGGGCCCGGTGAGTGTGACTCCCCGCTCCAGCTCGGCCCGCCGTCGCTCGCCGAGGGCGGCGAGCAGCGCCGACTCGGCCTCGGCCGGAGTGGAATCGCCAAGCCAGGCTGCCTCGTATGCAGCGCTGACGGCCGCCTCTCCCGCGAGCTCGCCGTAGGACGCCTCCACCAGAGGCGTGAGCCGCTCGAGCATCCGTAGCCTCCCGCGCGTGAGCTCCGCACCGGCGCGCGCGAGCTGGGCGTCGAACACGTCGAGCGTGCTCTCGGCGTCGACGTTCCGGATGCCATGTTTCAACAACGTGTTTCGCTGGCGCAAGACGCGCTCGTAGTCGGCGCGTACCGCTACGTATCGCGGCGCAGCCGACACGAGCAGATCGTCGAGGTAGTCGCGCCGGCCGGCCGGTCCGCCTTTCACAAGTTGCAGGTCGTCGGGCGCGAACACCGTGACCCGCATTACAGCGGCGCGGTCTTGCGCGTGCTGCAACGCCTGACGGTTCATGCGGACGCGATTTCGTCCGCTCGCGCGTATCTCTGCTTCGAACAGTTGCACGCGCGTGCCATCGACGACCTCCGCGCGCACGATCGCCGCGTCACAGCCGGCGCGCACCAACGCGGCATCGGGGACACCTCGAAACGACGCGCCGGTCGCTGCCCACGCGACTGCTTCGAGCAAGCTGGTCTTTCCTTGTGCGTTCGCCCCGGAAATGACCGTGACGCCCGCCGTGAGCTCGAGCGCGGCTTCCCGGTAACAACGAAAGTCGGTGAGCCAGAGCCCGGCGAGATACATGCGGCGGCGCGGCCGGCTCAGGAGACGCGGACTGGCATCAGCAGGTAGAGGAAGTCGGGGCTGTCGGTTGCCCGTAACACCGCAGGTTTCAACGGGTCGATCGACTCGAGGACGACCTCGTCGGACGCGGCAGCGTCGAGACCATCGAGCAGGAACTGCGAGTTGAAGGCCACTGTGAGCTCACTGCCTTCATACTTCGCCTCGACCGACTCATGGGCCTCCCCGACGTCCTGCGCGATCGCGGACAGCTCGAGCATCTCCGCGGTTTGTGAAAGCCGGATCGGCGCGGTGTCGCGACTCTGCCCGACCAGTCGCACCCGATTGACGGCCGCCTGAAGCGCATCGCGCGCAACGGTGAGCCGGTTCGGGTAACCACTCGGGATGAGTTGCTGGTAGTTGGGGAACTCACCCTCGATCAGACGAGTCGTGACTTCGGTGGTACCCACTCGGAACACCACTTCTCGTGCGCCGAGTACCACGTCGATCTCACCGTCCGCGCTCGTGAGCAGTCGTTGCACCTCGGCAAGGCCCTTCGCCGCGACCAGAACCTTCTGGCCCTCGGCGAGCATGCTGACCCCTTCGAGGTCGCGCAACGCCAACCGGTACGAGTCGGTTGCGACCAACCGGAGCCCACCCGCGGACGCGGTAAGTAATACACCAGTGAGGATGGGTCGTGCGTCGTCCCTTGACGCGGCCGACACTACCTGGCGAAGCGCTTCGGCGAACGCGCCCGCGGCAACGCGCACACCTGTTTCTGTGATTTCGGGCAAGCGCGGGAATTCGGCAGTCGACAGCGTACGCAGCGTGGTCCCGAAGCGGCCGGCCTCGATGTGCGCGTCGTCGTCGGACAACTCGACCGTTACCGTGCCGCCTTCGAGTTGGCGCACGATCTCCGAGAACAACCGCGCCGGCACGACCGCACTGCCGTCGCCATCACTGTCGGCCGGTACGCGTACCCGGATCGTGAGTTCCAAGTCAGTACCAACCAATTCGAGCAGACCGCCGGACGTCGATACACGCAAGCCCGACAGCACTGGCATCGCTCCCGTCCGTGACGCGACTGCACGTTGTGCGGTGGCAACGGCCTCTGCCAGCGTGTCGCGTTCACAACGAAACTTCACTCAGGCCTCCCAACGAAGAAATCTAAGATCGTGTTGTTGTAGTAATAGGGCGTGTGGATTGGGGAAACACGGCATTCGGGCAGGTCACGAGCACCTTCGACGTGCGTGGTTCTTCCACCGTTGTCCACAAACACAGTGAGTCATCATGCGGTCCTCTGGGGTTCTCCCCAACCGTGCAGGTGTTTGGTCCTCGTCCTCCACAGCATTATCCACTGCTGCCCAGTCGAATTCGGGTGATGAGCTCGTTGACCTGGTCGAAGATCACGTGGCGTTCGGTCATTTGCTGCTTGATCTTGTCGACGGCATACATGACCGTGGTGTGATCCCGGCCACCGAACGCTTCGGCGATGCGCGGGTAGCTGAGATCGGTGAGTTCCCGCATTACGTACATGCCGATCTGGCGGGCTGTGACGAGTGGTCGGCGTCGGCTCTTGCCACAGAGGTCATCGGGAGTCCAAGCGAACATCTTGGCGGTTTCGTCGAGGATGAGGTCGGGGGTGACCACTCGGGGGGTGATGGGGGGAAGCAGATCGGCGAGGACTCGTTCGGCGACTTCTTCGGAGAGCTCGGCCCGGTGGAGACTCGAGTACGCGGCAACCCGGATCAACGCACCTTCGAGCTCACGGATGTTGTCGCTGATGTTCGTGGCGATGAAGGCGAGCACCTCGGGCGGGATTCCGCCGAGGTGCTCTGACTCTGCCTTCTTGCGAAGGATGGCAAGCCGGGTTTCGAACTCAGGCGGCTGGACGTCGGTGATCAGGCCCCATTCGAACCGTGTACGTAAGCGCGCTTCGAGGCTGGCGATCGATTTGGGCGGTCGGTCGGACGAGATGACGATCTGCCCGCCCTCACCGTGGAGCTGGTTGAAAGTGTGGAAGAACTCTTCCTGGAGTTCCTGAGTGCGTTCGAGGAACTGGATGTCGTCGATCAGGAGTACGTCGAGATCGCGGTAACGGCGCTTGAAGCCGGGCATCGCCTTGGCCCGGATGGCGTCGACGAACTCGTTCATGAACGACTCGGTGGACACGTAGCGGACCCGCTTGTTCCGGAACACGGTCCGGACGTGATGCCCGATGGCGTGCAGCAGGTGGGTTTTGCCCAGCCCTGCCGGGCCATAGATAAAGAGCGGGTTGTACGAACGGCCCGGGCTTTCAGCGACGGAGAGCGCCGCCGCATGCGCGAAGCGGTTGGACGCGCCGATCACGAACTGGTCGAATGTGTAGCGCGCGAGCAGCGTGCCCGATGTCCAGGTACCGTCGCCGCCGGGGCCAGGAACCGGATCGGCACCCCCTGGGTGTTCCGGCTCGGCGCGCGCACGAAGAGGTGGCTCCACCGAGCTGTAGTCGAGCTCGGTGTCGTCGAGGGAGATGGATTGGGCCTCGCGGGGGTCCGTGTCGACGCGCAGGTCGACACGCACGGTTTCGCCCGTGCGGTCGCGGATCGCGTCGGTGAGCATCCCGGTGTAGCTCGAGCGGATGCGGTCGGCGGCGAGGGAGCTCGGCACCCCCAGGACGAGGTGCCCGCCGTCGTACGAGAGCGGCCGGACCCCGTTGAACCACATCGCCCATGTGGCAGGCGCGAGCTGCTCCCGCAGCGCGGCTGCCCCTTTCCCCCAAAGCTCTTCGGCCGTCACGAGCCCCGCCCTCCCTTTTTCCACAGGAGTATCCACAGGTGTGGAGAGCGGCGAAGGACCGCGTCCTCACCGCGTCGGCCGGGTGGAGCCGGAGCTCAACCGGGGAAGTTCGCGACGGCCGGCCGCAGCCCCGCGAGGCGCGGAAACGTAGCACCAGCCCCGGTGCACGACAAGGGGCAGTTGACTTACGGACACGGCGAGCTTCACGTTGCGTTCCCGGCCCCGCGCGCCGGTACACTCGGGGATTCCGCCTCCCGCGCGGATTCCTGCTCCGAGCCCGCGCGCGGTCGCCTCGAGGAGGCCATTGTCGTGAAGCGCACGTACCAGCCCAACACTCGCAAGCGCTCGAAGACCCACGGCTTCCGCATGCGCATGCGGACCCGTGGCGGTCGGGCCGTGCTCCGGGCCCGCCGCGCCCGCGGCCGGAAGCGGCTCTCGGCCTGATCTGGCGCGTCCGCGACCGTGCGACCTTCCAGGCCCTTGCCCGGGCTCCCCGCCACCGGGTCGGTCCGGTGTCCCTCCGCTTCTCGAACAGCGGAGCCACAAACCCGCCCCGAGTTGCCTACGCCGTCGGTCGCCGCGTGGGCTCGGCGGTCGACCGCAACCGTGTTCGTCGGCGTTTGCGCGCGGCGGTCTCGGTCTGCGGCGACGAATTGGTCGAGGGCGGGGCGTACCTCTTCGAAGCCGAGCGTTCGGTGTTGACTCTTGGGTTCACCGAACTGTGCTCGTTCGTCGGAGCATCGATCCGGGGCGCACGGGACGGCCGAGCATGAGGGGCGTGTCCCTCACCGAGACGCCTCCGGCGCGGCCCACGGTGTTCGCCCGGCTCCTGATGCTGCCCGTTCGCGCGTGGCGTCTGGTGAGTGTGCAGCTCCCGCCGAGATGTCGGTTCCACCCGTCGTGCTCGCAGTACGCGCTCGACGCGCTCGCGCTCCACGGAGCCCGACGAGGGTCCTGGCTCGCGGCGCGTCGCGTCGCGCGGTGCCACCCCTGGCACCCCGGGGGCTTCGACCCCGTCCCTGAACCGAACGTACGTTCGAGTCACGTCGTTCCCCAAACGTGACAGAAGAGAGCTGATCCCGATGGTTCTGGCAGCTGGCTCGATCTTCGACCCGATCTACAACTTCTTCGGCGCGATCCTCGCGTTCTTCTACGGGCTGATCCCCAACCTCGGGGTCTCGATCATCCTGCTCACCGTCGTCGTGATGCTGGCGCTGTTCCCGCTCACCGCCAAGCAAGCCAAGGCGATGATGCACATGCAGCGGGCGCAACCCGAGATCAAGAAGCTCCAGGCGAAGTACAAGAACGACAAGCAGAAGCTCAACGAAGAGGTGATGAAGTTCTACCAGGAGAACAAGATCAACCCGCTTGCAGGTTGCTTGCCGCTCCTGGTCCAGATGCCGATCTTCCTCGCGCTGTTCAAAGTGATGCGTGAGCCCTATAAGCACATTCCGAAAGGGTCCGACCTCTACGCGGCGTTCTGCACGGCCGGAGGCCACGTGCACAAAGTCCGGTGCGACGTGCCGAGCAAGGGTCTGCCCAAGCCGCAGGACTTCCTCGGGATGGACCTGTCGCAGAGCGCCACCGGGGTCAGCGGCGGCTTCCTCGACGCCCTCCCCTACTTCATCCTCGTGGGCCTCGTGATCATCACGGCATTCGCGCAGTCGCGCCAGAGCCGTCGCAACGCGCCGAACATGACGTCGCAGATGGCGATGATCAGCACCGTGCTGCCGATCGCGTTCGGCTTGTTCTCCCTGCAGTTCCCCGCCGGCCTGGTGTTGTACTTCCTGGTGAGCAACCTGTGGCGGCTCGGGCAGCAGGAACTCATCATGCGCAAGATCACCGGGCCTCTCAAGGCGCAAGGCCCGATCGACGTCAAAGGCGCGGAGCGACCTCGAGCGGAGATCGAGACCGAAGAGGCCGCGCCACCGACGAGGGCGCCGGGGGGCCTGCGCAAGCTCTTCCAGCCGGCGCTCCCGAGCCCGGACCCCGGCGCGGAACCCGCGCCAAACGGCGAGGATGCACCGAAGCCGAGTGGCAACCGGCCTGCCAAACAGTCAGGAGCACCGGCACAATCAGGATCACCGACGTCGAAGCCCAAGCCGAAGTCCACTCCGTCCAAGAGTGGAGCGGGCAGATCCTCGAGTGGCGGCGGCGGGCAGAGCAGTAGTCAGCAAGCGGCCCGTCGCCGCAACAACAAGAAGCGCAAGCGGCGGTAGCCGCTCCACGATCAGTTCGCGCTCGAGGCCCGGCGAACCGCAAGGCCTGCGGCCAAGAGCGCACGAGTCGAGACGAGCACGCACGATGGAGTGGGTGGAGACGACGGGGCGCACGGTCGAGGAGGCGCTCGACGCGGCGCTCGACGAACTGGGGGTCGACAACGACGAGGTCGAGTTCGAGATCTTGGAGCAGCCCCGAGGCGGGCTGTTCGGCCGGCTCTCGGGAAGTGGGGCACGGATCCGTGCCCGCGTG
The Acidimicrobiia bacterium genome window above contains:
- a CDS encoding DNA replication/repair protein RecF, encoding MYLAGLWLTDFRCYREAALELTAGVTVISGANAQGKTSLLEAVAWAATGASFRGVPDAALVRAGCDAAIVRAEVVDGTRVQLFEAEIRASGRNRVRMNRQALQHAQDRAAVMRVTVFAPDDLQLVKGGPAGRRDYLDDLLVSAAPRYVAVRADYERVLRQRNTLLKHGIRNVDAESTLDVFDAQLARAGAELTRGRLRMLERLTPLVEASYGELAGEAAVSAAYEAAWLGDSTPAEAESALLAALGERRRAELERGVTLTGPHRDEWRLQVSGLDSRLHASQGEQRTLALALRVGGHRLSTDVVGTPPVLLLDDVFSELDEHRAAALLAHLDAAQTLVTTAGSVPAGMHAELLLRVDDGHLEAA
- the dnaN gene encoding DNA polymerase III subunit beta → MKFRCERDTLAEAVATAQRAVASRTGAMPVLSGLRVSTSGGLLELVGTDLELTIRVRVPADSDGDGSAVVPARLFSEIVRQLEGGTVTVELSDDDAHIEAGRFGTTLRTLSTAEFPRLPEITETGVRVAAGAFAEALRQVVSAASRDDARPILTGVLLTASAGGLRLVATDSYRLALRDLEGVSMLAEGQKVLVAAKGLAEVQRLLTSADGEIDVVLGAREVVFRVGTTEVTTRLIEGEFPNYQQLIPSGYPNRLTVARDALQAAVNRVRLVGQSRDTAPIRLSQTAEMLELSAIAQDVGEAHESVEAKYEGSELTVAFNSQFLLDGLDAAASDEVVLESIDPLKPAVLRATDSPDFLYLLMPVRVS
- the dnaA gene encoding chromosomal replication initiator protein DnaA; this translates as MEKGRAGLVTAEELWGKGAAALREQLAPATWAMWFNGVRPLSYDGGHLVLGVPSSLAADRIRSSYTGMLTDAIRDRTGETVRVDLRVDTDPREAQSISLDDTELDYSSVEPPLRARAEPEHPGGADPVPGPGGDGTWTSGTLLARYTFDQFVIGASNRFAHAAALSVAESPGRSYNPLFIYGPAGLGKTHLLHAIGHHVRTVFRNKRVRYVSTESFMNEFVDAIRAKAMPGFKRRYRDLDVLLIDDIQFLERTQELQEEFFHTFNQLHGEGGQIVISSDRPPKSIASLEARLRTRFEWGLITDVQPPEFETRLAILRKKAESEHLGGIPPEVLAFIATNISDNIRELEGALIRVAAYSSLHRAELSEEVAERVLADLLPPITPRVVTPDLILDETAKMFAWTPDDLCGKSRRRPLVTARQIGMYVMRELTDLSYPRIAEAFGGRDHTTVMYAVDKIKQQMTERHVIFDQVNELITRIRLGSSG
- the rpmH gene encoding 50S ribosomal protein L34; amino-acid sequence: MVVKRTYQPNTRKRSKTHGFRMRMRTRGGRAVLRARRARGRKRLSA
- a CDS encoding ribonuclease P protein component produces the protein MWRVRDRATFQALARAPRHRVGPVSLRFSNSGATNPPRVAYAVGRRVGSAVDRNRVRRRLRAAVSVCGDELVEGGAYLFEAERSVLTLGFTELCSFVGASIRGARDGRA
- the yidD gene encoding membrane protein insertion efficiency factor YidD yields the protein MRGVSLTETPPARPTVFARLLMLPVRAWRLVSVQLPPRCRFHPSCSQYALDALALHGARRGSWLAARRVARCHPWHPGGFDPVPEPNVRSSHVVPQT
- the yidC gene encoding membrane protein insertase YidC, with product MVLAAGSIFDPIYNFFGAILAFFYGLIPNLGVSIILLTVVVMLALFPLTAKQAKAMMHMQRAQPEIKKLQAKYKNDKQKLNEEVMKFYQENKINPLAGCLPLLVQMPIFLALFKVMREPYKHIPKGSDLYAAFCTAGGHVHKVRCDVPSKGLPKPQDFLGMDLSQSATGVSGGFLDALPYFILVGLVIITAFAQSRQSRRNAPNMTSQMAMISTVLPIAFGLFSLQFPAGLVLYFLVSNLWRLGQQELIMRKITGPLKAQGPIDVKGAERPRAEIETEEAAPPTRAPGGLRKLFQPALPSPDPGAEPAPNGEDAPKPSGNRPAKQSGAPAQSGSPTSKPKPKSTPSKSGAGRSSSGGGGQSSSQQAARRRNNKKRKRR
- a CDS encoding Jag N-terminal domain-containing protein, which translates into the protein MEWVETTGRTVEEALDAALDELGVDNDEVEFEILEQPRGGLFGRLSGSGARIRARV